The Streptomyces sp. NBC_00440 genome contains a region encoding:
- the dpdE gene encoding protein DpdE, translated as MSSGFAVGHLVAFRGAPGIGRVGAVTGGSLRVDFFESTAEPEIESQTVPVVACERVRLKPETRVFRRNPSTGEWLAGRVRDHAGGQYYIRFPNTDFDMPLPESELRVRWNRPVRDPLQVLVFGGNESGHLYNARIPMLHNLVTQRAASASTPALLAAAVETYPHQVRAALTVLSDPVQRYLLADEVGLGKTIEAGYVILQTLIDDPQARVVILTPDSLRRQWGTELRTKFFTDDFPRRVRITSHESPEKWEQYQESALVVVDEAHLLVQDRDDTDPTYRALRDLAHSASKLLLLSATPVTSSHTTHLGLLHLLDPDVYKWSEREAFEQRYSHRAELADHVLSLDADFHPLLPSTIDITKALLPPEDTRFEHLAGQVLDLLDAEGSLLDETGMPELSARVTALRAHISETYRLHRRVIRHRRSNVLRQNDDSAAVPYEVRGRAEPAKLTAESYSPAADSLLEWQTQLWGHLLDEGLESKRNDYALALAVLASRLGGASADYLDALRWRVRGDEGAAERAGLSARERNHVSNVPVAPHEAKNLASLESEIADEDRASEVDALINALLPALRKGGHIIVFCGPGSLASALATRLRARFSEVGFFEHTRSAGPHASELATAAWRKPSEKAAVLIADDTAEDGLNLQAAQTVIHVRLPWSPNQLEQRLGRTDRYVESHRQRQAPRQFVLTDIEAHTEAWLSLLTDGYHIFDGSVSTLQDAIAEGLADVWAEALEHGPEGLPGFAETVHEKLAKARREIDSMDTLESIFDTSPHDIDFAERLATFEASWGAARKDMLGYTGRDGSDGIKLRHTERKINGVMCEVFDLKSRTLISPHLYDRKNLTEEMAKGTFSRSEALKTPGTRLFRIGSPLVDTLANVVWFDDRGQATAFWRADVNHRGEPEPYFGFDYLVEADISSALTLALALVQEPRDAEAALRRQAEQLLPPFTLKVWVPAGAAEALANGDTQKWLDARYRATDHNYNSGNIHELMDLFDGQPGYEASARGAETVARAELKRVTNLADKCDLAQQQGRARLTVTRAQAEARQAAGRLLGGEESYLLDVDITDALVQGLSEPNVRLVSATCLVKTGLRRIRRGD; from the coding sequence ATGTCTTCGGGCTTCGCAGTCGGACACCTCGTTGCATTCCGGGGGGCTCCTGGAATAGGACGGGTCGGCGCGGTAACCGGCGGCTCGCTGCGCGTGGACTTCTTCGAGTCCACGGCCGAGCCCGAGATCGAGTCACAGACCGTCCCGGTAGTCGCTTGCGAGCGCGTGCGACTCAAGCCGGAGACCCGCGTATTCCGGCGCAACCCCAGCACCGGAGAGTGGCTGGCCGGGCGGGTGAGGGACCACGCAGGCGGCCAGTACTACATCCGGTTTCCCAACACCGACTTCGACATGCCGCTACCCGAGTCCGAACTCCGCGTGCGGTGGAACAGGCCGGTACGCGACCCTCTCCAGGTCCTGGTGTTTGGAGGCAATGAGTCCGGACACCTCTACAACGCGCGCATCCCAATGCTGCACAACCTGGTCACCCAGCGCGCAGCCAGCGCCAGCACCCCGGCCCTCCTGGCGGCCGCTGTCGAGACCTATCCTCACCAGGTTCGCGCCGCGCTGACCGTGCTGTCCGACCCTGTCCAGCGGTATCTCCTCGCAGACGAAGTCGGACTCGGCAAGACCATCGAGGCCGGGTACGTGATTCTGCAGACCTTGATCGACGATCCGCAGGCGCGCGTGGTCATCCTCACCCCTGACTCGCTGCGCCGACAGTGGGGAACCGAGCTGCGCACGAAGTTCTTCACCGATGACTTCCCGAGGCGCGTACGGATCACCTCGCACGAATCCCCCGAGAAGTGGGAGCAGTACCAAGAGAGTGCTCTTGTCGTGGTCGATGAAGCTCATCTACTGGTGCAAGACCGTGACGACACGGACCCCACATATCGGGCACTGCGCGATCTCGCGCACTCAGCGTCGAAGCTCTTGCTGCTGTCCGCCACGCCGGTCACTTCCAGCCACACCACGCACCTGGGCCTCCTGCATCTGCTTGATCCCGACGTGTACAAGTGGAGCGAGCGGGAGGCGTTCGAGCAGCGGTACAGCCACCGGGCCGAGTTGGCCGACCACGTCCTCAGCCTGGACGCAGACTTCCACCCACTGCTGCCGTCCACGATCGACATCACCAAGGCGCTGTTGCCCCCGGAAGACACCCGCTTCGAGCACCTGGCGGGCCAGGTGCTCGACCTCCTCGATGCGGAGGGAAGCCTCCTCGATGAGACGGGGATGCCGGAGCTCTCGGCGCGCGTCACCGCGCTTCGGGCGCACATCAGTGAGACGTACCGACTGCACCGCCGCGTGATCAGGCACCGCAGGTCGAACGTACTGCGCCAAAACGACGACTCGGCGGCCGTCCCTTACGAGGTGCGCGGTCGTGCCGAGCCGGCAAAGCTGACGGCCGAGTCATACTCCCCGGCCGCGGACAGCCTCCTGGAGTGGCAGACTCAACTGTGGGGCCATCTCCTCGATGAGGGGCTTGAGAGTAAGCGCAACGACTACGCGCTTGCCCTGGCCGTGCTCGCGTCCCGTCTCGGTGGCGCGTCTGCTGACTATCTCGACGCCCTTCGATGGCGGGTCCGCGGTGACGAAGGCGCCGCTGAGCGTGCCGGCCTGAGTGCCCGCGAGCGGAACCACGTCTCCAACGTGCCAGTGGCGCCCCACGAGGCAAAGAACCTGGCGAGTCTCGAATCAGAGATCGCGGACGAGGATCGCGCTTCTGAAGTCGACGCTCTGATCAACGCCCTTCTCCCTGCGCTGCGTAAGGGAGGACACATCATCGTCTTCTGTGGCCCAGGCTCACTCGCTTCGGCACTCGCCACACGCCTGCGCGCACGCTTCTCCGAGGTCGGCTTCTTTGAGCACACCCGCAGCGCGGGCCCTCACGCGTCTGAGTTGGCCACTGCTGCATGGCGGAAGCCCAGCGAAAAGGCTGCCGTTCTCATCGCGGACGACACTGCAGAGGACGGACTGAATCTCCAGGCCGCCCAGACCGTAATCCACGTGCGGTTGCCGTGGTCACCCAACCAACTTGAGCAGCGCCTCGGCCGCACCGACCGCTACGTCGAGTCCCACCGGCAGCGCCAGGCACCACGCCAGTTCGTGCTCACGGACATCGAAGCACACACCGAAGCGTGGCTGTCCCTGCTCACCGATGGGTACCACATCTTCGACGGGTCGGTGTCCACGCTCCAGGATGCCATCGCGGAAGGTCTCGCTGATGTCTGGGCGGAGGCGCTCGAGCATGGGCCGGAAGGCTTGCCCGGTTTCGCCGAGACTGTTCACGAGAAACTCGCCAAAGCCCGCCGTGAGATCGACAGCATGGACACCCTTGAGTCGATCTTCGACACATCCCCTCACGACATCGACTTCGCCGAGCGGCTGGCGACGTTCGAGGCCAGCTGGGGCGCCGCCCGTAAAGACATGCTCGGATACACCGGACGAGACGGCTCGGACGGGATCAAACTCCGCCACACCGAGCGCAAGATCAATGGCGTGATGTGCGAGGTCTTCGACCTAAAGTCGCGCACGCTCATCTCCCCTCACCTCTATGACCGCAAGAACCTCACGGAGGAGATGGCCAAGGGCACGTTCAGTCGGTCTGAGGCGCTCAAAACCCCCGGCACACGTCTATTCCGTATCGGGAGTCCGCTCGTCGACACACTCGCCAACGTTGTTTGGTTCGACGACCGCGGCCAGGCCACGGCCTTCTGGCGCGCTGATGTGAATCACCGGGGGGAGCCGGAGCCCTACTTCGGCTTCGACTACCTCGTCGAAGCCGACATCTCCTCGGCGCTCACGCTGGCGCTGGCGCTCGTGCAAGAGCCCCGCGACGCGGAAGCAGCTTTGAGGCGCCAGGCTGAGCAACTCCTCCCACCGTTCACGCTGAAGGTATGGGTGCCGGCCGGAGCTGCCGAGGCCCTGGCCAACGGAGACACCCAGAAGTGGCTGGATGCCCGCTACAGGGCCACGGACCACAACTACAACTCCGGAAACATCCACGAGTTGATGGACCTGTTCGACGGGCAGCCCGGATACGAAGCATCTGCACGTGGTGCTGAAACAGTCGCCCGAGCGGAACTCAAGCGAGTGACCAACCTGGCCGACAAGTGCGATCTGGCCCAGCAACAGGGACGGGCACGCCTCACGGTCACGAGGGCACAGGCGGAAGCCCGCCAGGCAGCTGGTCGACTCTTGGGAGGCGAAGAGAGCTACCTGCTAGATGTCGACATCACCGACGCGCTGGTGCAGGGACTGAGCGAACCGAATGTTCGGCTCGTTTCTGCGACGTGCTTGGTGAAGACGGGGCTCAGGAGGATCCGTCGTGGCGACTGA
- a CDS encoding VUT family protein has translation MNVPAPAGIATLVAYVATIPAANLAVTHFGAVPVGFGYAAPAGVYMVGLALVLRDLAREAAGRRAVLAAIAIGTVLSYFLADPALAMASAAAFVVAESMDFAVYEPLRERGLLIAMLASNAVGLLSDSLLFLKLAFDSFEYLPGQILGKAWMTLAAVAALTLLRRRKRATAGLPEAGRR, from the coding sequence GTGAACGTCCCCGCTCCTGCCGGTATCGCGACGCTGGTCGCCTACGTCGCGACCATTCCCGCGGCCAATCTTGCTGTTACACACTTCGGAGCCGTCCCAGTGGGCTTCGGCTACGCGGCCCCGGCCGGGGTCTACATGGTCGGGCTAGCCCTCGTCCTCCGTGACCTTGCACGGGAGGCGGCCGGCCGCAGGGCGGTCCTCGCGGCGATAGCCATCGGCACCGTCTTGTCGTACTTCCTTGCTGACCCCGCGCTCGCGATGGCGTCAGCCGCGGCCTTCGTGGTCGCCGAAAGCATGGACTTCGCCGTCTATGAGCCTCTGCGGGAACGCGGCCTGCTGATCGCAATGCTCGCCTCAAACGCGGTCGGCTTGCTCTCGGACAGCTTGCTGTTCCTCAAGCTCGCATTCGACTCCTTCGAGTACCTGCCGGGACAGATCCTCGGCAAGGCGTGGATGACCCTCGCAGCGGTAGCAGCCCTGACACTTCTCCGTCGCCGAAAGCGCGCTACGGCCGGGCTTCCGGAAGCTGGGCGTCGCTGA
- a CDS encoding DUF4145 domain-containing protein, whose protein sequence is MTSLTVDQNGLVPPGLCPNCHLHTGFSVRDSGLSTYIWPHPQTEHPSVEHQLKYGMRTWLRQIPAICGHCRKTVVLHQLIRFHEDGKTGDVLRVIQVWPERQPRELHTSVPNAVRDLFAEGARAEAAEAYRAAGAMYRAAVEVLCKDLGAEGSNLASKINDLVNWGVTHEIVEDLHEARFLGNWSLHDGLEFSAEEVADVAGLIAEAVHILYVQPEERRAMRDARKARRDAFAAGNP, encoded by the coding sequence ATGACCAGCCTCACCGTTGACCAGAACGGCCTCGTCCCCCCGGGCCTGTGCCCGAACTGCCACCTCCACACCGGCTTCTCGGTCCGAGACTCCGGCCTCAGCACCTACATCTGGCCGCATCCTCAGACCGAGCACCCGTCTGTCGAGCATCAGCTCAAATACGGGATGCGCACCTGGCTGCGGCAGATTCCCGCCATCTGCGGGCACTGCCGCAAGACCGTGGTCCTGCACCAGCTGATCCGCTTCCACGAAGACGGGAAGACCGGCGATGTGCTCCGGGTGATCCAGGTCTGGCCGGAGCGGCAGCCGCGCGAGTTGCACACCTCCGTCCCGAACGCGGTGCGCGACCTGTTCGCGGAGGGCGCGCGGGCGGAGGCCGCCGAGGCATACCGCGCGGCGGGGGCGATGTATCGGGCTGCCGTCGAGGTACTCTGCAAGGATCTCGGCGCCGAGGGCAGCAACCTCGCCAGCAAGATCAATGACCTGGTCAACTGGGGCGTCACCCACGAGATCGTGGAGGACCTCCACGAGGCCCGCTTCCTCGGCAACTGGAGCCTGCACGACGGCCTGGAGTTCTCCGCCGAGGAGGTCGCCGACGTCGCCGGCCTGATCGCCGAGGCCGTCCACATCCTGTACGTGCAGCCCGAGGAGCGACGGGCGATGCGCGACGCCCGCAAGGCGCGGCGCGACGCCTTCGCTGCTGGGAACCCGTAG
- a CDS encoding GNAT family N-acetyltransferase: MPTAMSIEGELTRLIPVGEQDLDLLADWFADSAFVKHWGGAPLAREEVAAKYVGRLRPEVESFLVLAASGPVGYAQYSCEGGRDGGIDVLLIPDARGHGFGPDAAGALMAYLLQGRG, translated from the coding sequence ATGCCCACCGCGATGTCAATCGAAGGGGAGCTGACACGCCTTATCCCCGTGGGCGAGCAGGACCTCGACCTGCTGGCGGACTGGTTCGCCGACTCCGCCTTCGTTAAGCACTGGGGCGGTGCGCCATTGGCCCGTGAGGAAGTAGCCGCCAAGTACGTGGGGCGCCTCCGGCCTGAGGTGGAGTCGTTCCTTGTGCTGGCCGCCAGCGGACCAGTGGGGTACGCGCAGTACTCGTGCGAGGGTGGGAGGGATGGCGGCATCGACGTTCTTCTCATCCCCGACGCGCGCGGCCACGGCTTCGGCCCCGATGCGGCTGGCGCACTGATGGCGTATCTGCTGCAGGGGCGAGGTTGA